In Corynebacterium matruchotii, a single genomic region encodes these proteins:
- a CDS encoding PRD domain-containing protein, translating to MMDALLTELNRSDLAVVDAPALTHQLQTLPQKRRPAAPVRDVSSWFPTEYRVAQRLIAHHLRNADPNLVALHLVAASVVGGTVADAHLMAAELDHITRLLPVQMGMKFLTHVRLFLTRVLGGQQLDTGLSTVRASLVTNHPEAMQVGRNIAHLVADDLGVDITEDEETFLALHAARLLDH from the coding sequence ATGATGGATGCCCTGCTCACCGAACTCAACCGGTCTGACCTGGCCGTTGTTGACGCACCCGCACTGACCCACCAGTTGCAAACCCTGCCGCAGAAGCGAAGGCCAGCCGCACCGGTTCGGGACGTATCGTCCTGGTTTCCCACCGAATACCGGGTGGCGCAACGGCTGATCGCACATCACCTGCGGAACGCCGACCCTAACCTGGTGGCATTGCACCTGGTGGCGGCCAGTGTTGTCGGCGGAACTGTGGCGGACGCCCACCTCATGGCCGCCGAACTCGACCACATCACCCGCCTGCTGCCGGTGCAAATGGGCATGAAGTTCCTCACCCACGTGCGGCTGTTTCTCACCCGGGTGTTGGGCGGCCAGCAGTTAGACACCGGGTTGAGCACGGTGCGGGCTTCCCTGGTGACAAACCACCCCGAGGCCATGCAGGTGGGCCGAAACATTGCACACCTGGTGGCCGACGACCTGGGGGTGGACATCACCGAGGACGAGGAAACCTTCCTCGCCCTGCACGCGGCCCGGCTACTTGACCACTAG